Proteins encoded together in one Lathyrus oleraceus cultivar Zhongwan6 chromosome 5, CAAS_Psat_ZW6_1.0, whole genome shotgun sequence window:
- the LOC127080749 gene encoding uncharacterized protein LOC127080749 — MGLGTLPLTSPYYSTFTSKSGLVHNNTNNYNRTKKFIVSAKQEKKEEDKNKQSFFTSVTDALDFAQPRSEQDAQLIADAREATKSGEKMSKEQYGALRRKIGGTYKDFFKSYVEVDGAYVEEGWVDKTCKVCKKDTKGEARQVDKLGRYVHVACAEKAKTGNFFTRLFSLGS, encoded by the exons ATGGGTCTTGGGACTTTGCCATTGACCTCTCCTTATTACTCCACTTTCACTTCAAAATCAGGACTAGTACATAACAATACCAATAACTACAATAGAACCAAAAAGTTCATAGTTTCAGCCAAACAAGAGAAGAAGGAAGAAGATAAGAACAAACAATCTTTCTTTACAAGTGTAACAGATGCTCTTGATTTCGCTCAACCGAGATCCGAGCAAGATGCTCAGCTTATAGCAGATGCTAGAGAAGCCACAAAGTCTGGAGAAAAAATGAGCAAAGAACAG TATGGTGCTCTTAGAAGGAAAATTGGTGGAACATATAAGGACTTTTTCAAGTCTTATGTTGAAG TGGATGGGGCTTATGTTGAAGAGGGTTGGGTAGACAAAACTTGCAAAGTGTGCAAGAAGGACACTAAGGGTGAAGCAAGACAAGTGGATAAGCTTGGAAGATATGTTCATGTCGCATGTGCAGAGAAGGCCAAAACTGGAAATTTCTTTACGAGATTGTTTTCTTTAGGGTCATGA
- the LOC127080752 gene encoding WAT1-related protein At3g02690, chloroplastic, translated as MVAMKEVLPKYSPFFVSSFRLIPAGFLLVAFAASRGRPFPSGFNAWLSISLFALIDAACFQGFLAEGLEKTSAGLGSVIIDSQPLTVAVLAALLFGESIGIIGAAGLVLGVVGLVLLELPALSFDGSDFSLWGSGELWMLLAAQSMAVGTVMVRWVSKYSDPIMATGWVRFKSHFNSILLTILCYET; from the exons ATGGTGGCGATGAAAGAAGTGCTTCCTAAATACAGTCCTTTCTTCGTTTCGTCTTTTCGTCTCATTCCAGCTGGGTTCCTTCTCGTTGCTTTTGCTGCTTCCAGAGGAAGGCCTTTTCCCTCTGGCTTTAATGCTTGGCTTTCCATTTCGCTCTTTGCTCTCATAGATGCTGCCTGCTTTCAG GGATTTCTCGCAGAAGGGTTGGAGAAGACTTCAGCTGGTTTGGGCAGT GTTATTATTGATTCACAACCTTTGACAGTGGCTGTACTTGCAGCTTTGTTGTTTGGTGAGTCCATTGGAATTATTGGAGCTGCTGGGCTTGTACTTGGTGTCGTAGGACTTGTGTTACTGGAG TTACCTGCCTTATCATTTGATGGGAGCGACTTCTCACTGTGGGGAAGTGGGGAGTTGTGGATGCTTCTTGCAGCTCAGAGCATGGCAGTTGGCACTGTTATGGTTCGTTGGGTATCCAAGTACTCTGATCCTATCATGGCAACTGGATGGGTGCGCTTCAAATCTCATTTTAACTCGATTTTGTTGACAATTTTATGTTATGAAACTTAA